In Rhododendron vialii isolate Sample 1 chromosome 9a, ASM3025357v1, the following are encoded in one genomic region:
- the LOC131301734 gene encoding large ribosomal subunit protein uL15c has protein sequence MASLLSFLSTTLIPHPKFTSFVHGNPRNIKKNTFPLQLLRIPLKSMVGNRPLVVLSRAVAPTRVITTERLRLDNLGPQPGSRKNRKRKGRGHAAGQGGSCGFGMRGQKSRSGPGARIGFEGGQTALYRRIPKLRGIAGGMRAGLPKYVPVNLKDIEAAGFREGEEVSLESLKTKGLINPSGRERRLPLKILGDGELSVKLNFKARAFSASAKEKLEASGCSLTVLPGRKKWVKPSVAKNLARADEYFAKKRAAAAAESAGQSSA, from the exons ATGGCTTCtcttctctccttcctctcaACCACACTAATCCCACATCCCAAATTTACTTCTTTTGTACATGGAAACCCAAGAAATATCAAGAAAAACACATTCCCCTTGCAATTACTCAGAATTCCTCTAAAAAGCATGGTGGGTAATCGACCGCTGGTGGTTCTGAGCCGAGCTGTTGCGCCCACACGGGTTATTACTACCGAGAGGCTTCGGCTGGACAACCTGGGGCCGCAGCCGGGGTCGAGAAAGAACaggaagagaaagggaaggggtCACGCGGCGGGGCAAGGAGGGAGTTGTGGGTTTGGGATGAGGGGTCAGAAATCGAGGTCCGGTCCCGGCGCCCGAATCGGGTTCGAAGGCGGACAGACTGCGCTGTACCGTCGAATTCCCAAGTTGCGAGGGATTGCTGGAG GAATGCGTGCTGGTTTACCAAAGTATGTCCCGGTGAACTTGAAAGACATAGAAGCTGCAGGATTTCGAGAAGGTGAAGAGGTATCACTGGAGTCATTGAAGACGAAGGGTTTAATAAATCCATCGGGAAGAGAAAGGAGACTCCCTTTAAAG ATTCTTGGTGACGGAGAACTAAGCGTGAAGCTGAACTTTAAGGCCCGTGCCTTCTCAGCATCAGCAAAGGAGAAGCTTGAGGCCTCTGGTTGTTCCTTGACCGTACTACCCGGGCGAAAAAAGTGGGTAAAACCATCAGTTGCTAAAAACCTTGCGCGTGCTGATGAGTACTTTGCCAAGAAAAGAGCTGCAGCTGCAGCTGAATCAGCTGGCCAATCCTCTGCTTGA